ccggggcggggaggggaaggagggagcaaGCCTCAGTCCAGCATTGCATCCAGCTGGTCAGCCAGGTCGTCGAACATGTTGCTGATGTCTTCCAAAATGTTCTTGGCCGAGTGCACGGTTCCAGggtggctggggaggagagggagagagtcAAAGCACTGCTCAAAGGCTGCAGGTGCTCACGGGGAAGGTTTGGCCAGGCTGGATCtgacccagcagcaggagctcagcacagagctgggcttgaGCATGTGTGACCTGTGTGGTGCAGGTATGACATAGCCATGCACAGCctttctcctgccctccctgggacCTTCCCAACCCCACCTCGAGAGGCCCAGCCCCAGCATTTCCCTCAcctctctgcctcctccacTGTGATCTTCTTCTCGGCCGCCTGCAGcgtggcagccaggctggagttGGTCTGCTCCAGCCGCTGCTGGGCCAGGGTGGCCCCCGGGGCAGCTGCCAAAGGCTTGGCTGATACCTTGCTGCCTGTTTCCATTGTCAGTGAGCCAGGAGCGGGCAGGGCCCCGATCACATCTGGCACCGCCTCGGTGGCCGCCCAGGGGGCAACAGTGTGGCGGGAGGGCTGCAGGACCTGCTGGTAGATGGTCTTGGGTCCAGAGAAGACGAGCTTGGTGGATGCCACGGAGGTGTGCTTGGCAGGGACATCTGCAAAGGAAGGGGACTCATGGTAGGTGGTGGCACAGGtcctcctcacctcccaccTCAACATGGGAGGAAGCCCCACCACCACGTTGGAGACAGCTCCACAAGCCCCCATACCTGGAGTGGGTGTCCTCACCACAGCTGTGCCAaccagctctgtggggctgggggctttggTGGGGCTTGGGGCCTTCTTCATCCCTTTCTCCAGCGACAAGATGCTTTTCTCTATCTCAGCAATCCTGAACTCCACACTGTCATCATCAAAGGCATCCCCAGCCAGCGTGGGCTGTGGTGCTGAGGTGGGGGGGCCCGCGATGCTCACGGCTTGGGCCTGGGCATACTGGGGTGTGGGGGTGCCCCCCGCCTCGGCCTGCCCCGCCATGCTGAACGCCTTCAGCACCGCCTGCAGCGGCTCCCGCTCCCTGAAGCGCGGCCGGCGCTTCACCGTGTCCGACTCGGTGAGGTTGAACTCCAGCACGGGCGGCTCCTTGCTGCCAGCGGGGgctgctgcctccttcccaCCGGAGCCCTGCggctctgctggctgggaaCCAGGCTCCGTGTCCGGCACGGCCGCGTCAGCCTTGGAGTGCCCGCTGGGCTTTGGCCGCTGTTTGATGGTTAAATTGCCTTCTTCTGCAAAGGGGATGCACTCACTGGAGCTGTTCTGGGACGATGAAGAGGAGACCCCCGGCTTGGCCTCCTCCTCAGTGTCTGAGCAGGCATCCTCCTGCTCACCCTGTGCAGCCACCTCTGTCATAGGAGCGCTGGGCTCACTCACTGTCCGTCTCCGTGGCTTGCCGCTCTCAAAGGGGTCCCTGCTGCCATTGGAAAGTGTGGCACCGCTGGTGTCACTGCCATCGTGGGACCCCTCACCCACATCTGCCCGGGGGAGACAGTCCCGAGTCAGGTGCAGCGGTTTTGGGGCCAGGAGGGGCTTGGAAGGACTCACACCTGGTGTTCCCTCCAGCGCAGCCGCCAGGCTCTTCACTGTCCTGCCACGGCCAGCATCGCTGGGGGTGGCACCTCCGTCAGCCACGTCCTGAGGGGCCGTGGGCTGgcgctcggggctggggggctgctccCCGTCTGCCTCGGCAGCGAGGGCGCTGGACACGGAGCTGAGGCGCTTgggcggcggcgggggaggCCCCTTGCGCTTGGCCCGGATGGCGAAGGACTGGCTCCGGGTCACCTTGGCGTCCGCCTGCAGACAGGCCCGCGGCATCTGGCTGCGGCCCGGCCGCCGCGTCAGCGTGGCGTAggagcccagggtgctgctgggggccccctcctcctcctcatgctCCCCGTCCGACAGCGCGTAGCGGTTCAGGCTGTGCGAGCGCTTCTTGTGCTTCAGGCCTTCGCCTCCGTTGTGATGCTCCCCAGCcgtgggggctgtgctgggtggctCTGTGGGGCCGCACTGGCTGTGCAGGTAGGAGAAGCCTTTTTGGGCTGACGTCTGCAGGCTGCTCTTCTGTGCAGGGGAGATGGAGGGGAGATGTGCTAGGGCCTTGGGCTGCTCCGCTCCCAGGACGGACGGGGCCGTCGGGGATTTCAGGGAGACGTGTGGGTACATGAAGACGTACGGGGCTGTTCCCTTGCTGGGAGTCTGGGGAGGAGTACAGGGAGTGACCGCTGGAGTCCCAGCTCCTTTCTGAGCCGCAGGCCGGGTGTACTGATCCGTTCCTTCGGGCAGGTTCCTCTCCTTGAGAGGGCTGCCCCCGCCGCCACCATTGGCAAAGCCGTTCAGCCCCTCGGGGGACACGAGCTTCCCGTAGGGCTCGGGGCTGGGCCGGCCCGGCAGGCTGGCCGGGCTCTCCTTGCTGCGGGGGGGTGCACAGGActgcccgctgctgctgctgctctcgcCGCTGCCCAGGCTCTCCTGCGAGGGGCTGGAGAGGCGCCGGGACAGCACGTTGTCCTGCGAGTGCCCCGAGCCCCGCGACCGCACCCCGATGCTCTCCTGGCTCCGTGACATTCCCTGGCTGCTCTTGATGCCGAGTGTGTCGTGGCAGCTGTTGGACATGGCCGTCTGGAGCTCAT
This portion of the Zonotrichia leucophrys gambelii isolate GWCS_2022_RI chromosome 18, RI_Zleu_2.0, whole genome shotgun sequence genome encodes:
- the CASKIN2 gene encoding caskin-2 isoform X1 gives rise to the protein MGREQELIQAVKNGDVPGVQKLVAKIKASKSKLLGSAKRLNVNYQDADGFSALHHAALGGSLDLISLLLEAQATVDIKDSNGMRPLHYAAWQGRLEPVRLLLRAAASVNMASLDGQIPLHLSAQYGHYEVSEMLLQHQSNPCLINKAKKTPLDLACEFGRLKVAQLLLNSHLCVALLEGQSKDATDPNYTTPLHLAAKNGHKEIIRQLLKAGIEINKQTKTGTALHEAALYGKTEVVRLLLEGGVDVNIRNTYNQTALDIVNQFTTSHASKDIKQLLREASGILKVRALKDFWNLHDPTALNVRAGDVITVLEQHPDGRWKGHIHDAQKGTDRVGYFPPSIAEVISKRTGMVVPRVAPAQQRQGPPGALPAPPGGLQHLPDECPHPAAPSGPAAFGHLTLSRTAPGPDSSAGDRNSVGSEGSIGSIRSAGSGQSTEGTNGQSTSILIENARPLPSTGDNLQQHLLGSEPHNGTSPAGPQGLQTPGSCPPGDRVFSHQFLRPEQLLEGKDAEAIYNWLREFQLESYTLNFINAGYDVPTISRMTPEDLTAIGVTKPGHRKKISTEIGQLSIAEWLPNYIPADLMDWLSAIGLPQYHKKLVNNGYDSITIVTDLTWEDLQEIGINKLGHQKKIMLAVKKLRDLRKSLNQAEATLARRKVPGSLDIVTIESLENGECQSPHTLKMTTFQDSELSYELQTAMSNSCHDTLGIKSSQGMSRSQESIGVRSRGSGHSQDNVLSRRLSSPSQESLGSGESSSSSGQSCAPPRSKESPASLPGRPSPEPYGKLVSPEGLNGFANGGGGGSPLKERNLPEGTDQYTRPAAQKGAGTPAVTPCTPPQTPSKGTAPYVFMYPHVSLKSPTAPSVLGAEQPKALAHLPSISPAQKSSLQTSAQKGFSYLHSQCGPTEPPSTAPTAGEHHNGGEGLKHKKRSHSLNRYALSDGEHEEEEGAPSSTLGSYATLTRRPGRSQMPRACLQADAKVTRSQSFAIRAKRKGPPPPPPKRLSSVSSALAAEADGEQPPSPERQPTAPQDVADGGATPSDAGRGRTVKSLAAALEGTPGVSPSKPLLAPKPLHLTRDCLPRADVGEGSHDGSDTSGATLSNGSRDPFESGKPRRRTVSEPSAPMTEVAAQGEQEDACSDTEEEAKPGVSSSSSQNSSSECIPFAEEGNLTIKQRPKPSGHSKADAAVPDTEPGSQPAEPQGSGGKEAAAPAGSKEPPVLEFNLTESDTVKRRPRFREREPLQAVLKAFSMAGQAEAGGTPTPQYAQAQAVSIAGPPTSAPQPTLAGDAFDDDSVEFRIAEIEKSILSLEKGMKKAPSPTKAPSPTELVGTAVVRTPTPGMGACGAVSNVVVGLPPMLRWEVRRTCATTYHESPSFADVPAKHTSVASTKLVFSGPKTIYQQVLQPSRHTVAPWAATEAVPDVIGALPAPGSLTMETGSKVSAKPLAAAPGATLAQQRLEQTNSSLAATLQAAEKKITVEEAESHPGTVHSAKNILEDISNMFDDLADQLDAMLD
- the CASKIN2 gene encoding caskin-2 isoform X4 is translated as MGREQELIQAVKNGDVPGVQKLVAKIKASKSKLLGSAKRLNVNYQDADGFSALHHAALGGSLDLISLLLEAQATVDIKDSNGMRPLHYAAWQGRLEPVRLLLRAAASVNMASLDGQIPLHLSAQYGHYEVSEMLLQHQSNPCLINKAKKTPLDLACEFGRLKVAQLLLNSHLCVALLEGQSKDATDPNYTTPLHLAAKNGHKEIIRQLLKAGIEINKQTKTGTALHEAALYGKTEVVRLLLEGGVDVNIRNTYNQTALDIVNQFTTSHASKDIKQLLREASGILKVRALKDFWNLHDPTALNVRAGDVITVLEQHPDGRWKGHIHDAQKGTDRVGYFPPSIAEVISKRTAAGDRNSVGSEGSIGSIRSAGSGQSTEGTNGQSTSILIENARPLPSTGDNLQQHLLGSEPHNGTSPAGPQGLQTPGSCPPGDRVFSHQFLRPEQLLEGKDAEAIYNWLREFQLESYTLNFINAGYDVPTISRMTPEDLTAIGVTKPGHRKKISTEIGQLSIAEWLPNYIPADLMDWLSAIGLPQYHKKLVNNGYDSITIVTDLTWEDLQEIGINKLGHQKKIMLAVKKLRDLRKSLNQAEATLARRKVPGSLDIVTIESLENGECQSPHTLKMTTFQDSELSYELQTAMSNSCHDTLGIKSSQGMSRSQESIGVRSRGSGHSQDNVLSRRLSSPSQESLGSGESSSSSGQSCAPPRSKESPASLPGRPSPEPYGKLVSPEGLNGFANGGGGGSPLKERNLPEGTDQYTRPAAQKGAGTPAVTPCTPPQTPSKGTAPYVFMYPHVSLKSPTAPSVLGAEQPKALAHLPSISPAQKSSLQTSAQKGFSYLHSQCGPTEPPSTAPTAGEHHNGGEGLKHKKRSHSLNRYALSDGEHEEEEGAPSSTLGSYATLTRRPGRSQMPRACLQADAKVTRSQSFAIRAKRKGPPPPPPKRLSSVSSALAAEADGEQPPSPERQPTAPQDVADGGATPSDAGRGRTVKSLAAALEGTPGVSPSKPLLAPKPLHLTRDCLPRADVGEGSHDGSDTSGATLSNGSRDPFESGKPRRRTVSEPSAPMTEVAAQGEQEDACSDTEEEAKPGVSSSSSQNSSSECIPFAEEGNLTIKQRPKPSGHSKADAAVPDTEPGSQPAEPQGSGGKEAAAPAGSKEPPVLEFNLTESDTVKRRPRFREREPLQAVLKAFSMAGQAEAGGTPTPQYAQAQAVSIAGPPTSAPQPTLAGDAFDDDSVEFRIAEIEKSILSLEKGMKKAPSPTKAPSPTELVGTAVVRTPTPDVPAKHTSVASTKLVFSGPKTIYQQVLQPSRHTVAPWAATEAVPDVIGALPAPGSLTMETGSKVSAKPLAAAPGATLAQQRLEQTNSSLAATLQAAEKKITVEEAESHPGTVHSAKNILEDISNMFDDLADQLDAMLD
- the CASKIN2 gene encoding caskin-2 isoform X2, with the translated sequence MGREQELIQAVKNGDVPGVQKLVAKIKASKSKLLGSAKRLNVNYQDADGFSALHHAALGGSLDLISLLLEAQATVDIKDSNGMRPLHYAAWQGRLEPVRLLLRAAASVNMASLDGQIPLHLSAQYGHYEVSEMLLQHQSNPCLINKAKKTPLDLACEFGRLKVAQLLLNSHLCVALLEGQSKDATDPNYTTPLHLAAKNGHKEIIRQLLKAGIEINKQTKTGTALHEAALYGKTEVVRLLLEGGVDVNIRNTYNQTALDIVNQFTTSHASKDIKQLLREASGILKVRALKDFWNLHDPTALNVRAGDVITVLEQHPDGRWKGHIHDAQKGTDRVGYFPPSIAEVISKRTGMVVPRVAPAQQRQGPPGALPAPPGGLQHLPDECPHPAAPSGPAAFGHLTLSRTAPGPDSSAAGDRNSVGSEGSIGSIRSAGSGQSTEGTNGQSTSILIENARPLPSTGDNLQQHLLGSEPHNGTSPAGPQGLQTPGSCPPGDRVFSHQFLRPEQLLEGKDAEAIYNWLREFQLESYTLNFINAGYDVPTISRMTPEDLTAIGVTKPGHRKKISTEIGQLSIAEWLPNYIPADLMDWLSAIGLPQYHKKLVNNGYDSITIVTDLTWEDLQEIGINKLGHQKKIMLAVKKLRDLRKSLNQAEATLARRKVPGSLDIVTIESLENGECQSPHTLKMTTFQDSELSYELQTAMSNSCHDTLGIKSSQGMSRSQESIGVRSRGSGHSQDNVLSRRLSSPSQESLGSGESSSSSGQSCAPPRSKESPASLPGRPSPEPYGKLVSPEGLNGFANGGGGGSPLKERNLPEGTDQYTRPAAQKGAGTPAVTPCTPPQTPSKGTAPYVFMYPHVSLKSPTAPSVLGAEQPKALAHLPSISPAQKSSLQTSAQKGFSYLHSQCGPTEPPSTAPTAGEHHNGGEGLKHKKRSHSLNRYALSDGEHEEEEGAPSSTLGSYATLTRRPGRSQMPRACLQADAKVTRSQSFAIRAKRKGPPPPPPKRLSSVSSALAAEADGEQPPSPERQPTAPQDVADGGATPSDAGRGRTVKSLAAALEGTPGVSPSKPLLAPKPLHLTRDCLPRADVGEGSHDGSDTSGATLSNGSRDPFESGKPRRRTVSEPSAPMTEVAAQGEQEDACSDTEEEAKPGVSSSSSQNSSSECIPFAEEGNLTIKQRPKPSGHSKADAAVPDTEPGSQPAEPQGSGGKEAAAPAGSKEPPVLEFNLTESDTVKRRPRFREREPLQAVLKAFSMAGQAEAGGTPTPQYAQAQAVSIAGPPTSAPQPTLAGDAFDDDSVEFRIAEIEKSILSLEKGMKKAPSPTKAPSPTELVGTAVVRTPTPDVPAKHTSVASTKLVFSGPKTIYQQVLQPSRHTVAPWAATEAVPDVIGALPAPGSLTMETGSKVSAKPLAAAPGATLAQQRLEQTNSSLAATLQAAEKKITVEEAESHPGTVHSAKNILEDISNMFDDLADQLDAMLD
- the CASKIN2 gene encoding caskin-2 isoform X3, coding for MGREQELIQAVKNGDVPGVQKLVAKIKASKSKLLGSAKRLNVNYQDADGFSALHHAALGGSLDLISLLLEAQATVDIKDSNGMRPLHYAAWQGRLEPVRLLLRAAASVNMASLDGQIPLHLSAQYGHYEVSEMLLQHQSNPCLINKAKKTPLDLACEFGRLKVAQLLLNSHLCVALLEGQSKDATDPNYTTPLHLAAKNGHKEIIRQLLKAGIEINKQTKTGTALHEAALYGKTEVVRLLLEGGVDVNIRNTYNQTALDIVNQFTTSHASKDIKQLLRGILKVRALKDFWNLHDPTALNVRAGDVITVLEQHPDGRWKGHIHDAQKGTDRVGYFPPSIAEVISKRTGMVVPRVAPAQQRQGPPGALPAPPGGLQHLPDECPHPAAPSGPAAFGHLTLSRTAPGPDSSAAGDRNSVGSEGSIGSIRSAGSGQSTEGTNGQSTSILIENARPLPSTGDNLQQHLLGSEPHNGTSPAGPQGLQTPGSCPPGDRVFSHQFLRPEQLLEGKDAEAIYNWLREFQLESYTLNFINAGYDVPTISRMTPEDLTAIGVTKPGHRKKISTEIGQLSIAEWLPNYIPADLMDWLSAIGLPQYHKKLVNNGYDSITIVTDLTWEDLQEIGINKLGHQKKIMLAVKKLRDLRKSLNQAEATLARRKVPGSLDIVTIESLENGECQSPHTLKMTTFQDSELSYELQTAMSNSCHDTLGIKSSQGMSRSQESIGVRSRGSGHSQDNVLSRRLSSPSQESLGSGESSSSSGQSCAPPRSKESPASLPGRPSPEPYGKLVSPEGLNGFANGGGGGSPLKERNLPEGTDQYTRPAAQKGAGTPAVTPCTPPQTPSKGTAPYVFMYPHVSLKSPTAPSVLGAEQPKALAHLPSISPAQKSSLQTSAQKGFSYLHSQCGPTEPPSTAPTAGEHHNGGEGLKHKKRSHSLNRYALSDGEHEEEEGAPSSTLGSYATLTRRPGRSQMPRACLQADAKVTRSQSFAIRAKRKGPPPPPPKRLSSVSSALAAEADGEQPPSPERQPTAPQDVADGGATPSDAGRGRTVKSLAAALEGTPGVSPSKPLLAPKPLHLTRDCLPRADVGEGSHDGSDTSGATLSNGSRDPFESGKPRRRTVSEPSAPMTEVAAQGEQEDACSDTEEEAKPGVSSSSSQNSSSECIPFAEEGNLTIKQRPKPSGHSKADAAVPDTEPGSQPAEPQGSGGKEAAAPAGSKEPPVLEFNLTESDTVKRRPRFREREPLQAVLKAFSMAGQAEAGGTPTPQYAQAQAVSIAGPPTSAPQPTLAGDAFDDDSVEFRIAEIEKSILSLEKGMKKAPSPTKAPSPTELVGTAVVRTPTPDVPAKHTSVASTKLVFSGPKTIYQQVLQPSRHTVAPWAATEAVPDVIGALPAPGSLTMETGSKVSAKPLAAAPGATLAQQRLEQTNSSLAATLQAAEKKITVEEAESHPGTVHSAKNILEDISNMFDDLADQLDAMLD
- the CASKIN2 gene encoding caskin-2 isoform X5, which produces MGREQELIQAVKNGDVPGVQKLVAKIKASKSKLLGSAKRLNVNYQDADGFSALHHAALGGSLDLISLLLEAQATVDIKDSNGMRPLHYAAWQGRLEPVRLLLRAAASVNMASLDGQIPLHLSAQYGHYEVSEMLLQHQSNPCLINKAKKTPLDLACEFGRLKVAQLLLNSHLCVALLEGQSKDATDPNYTTPLHLAAKNGHKEIIRQLLKAGIEINKQTKTGTALHEAALYGKTEVVRLLLEGGVDVNIRNTYNQTALDIVNQFTTSHASKDIKQLLREASGILKVRALKDFWNLHDPTALNVRAGDVITVLEQHPDGRWKGHIHDAQKGTDRVGYFPPSIAEVISKRTAGDRNSVGSEGSIGSIRSAGSGQSTEGTNGQSTSILIENARPLPSTGDNLQQHLLGSEPHNGTSPAGPQGLQTPGSCPPGDRVFSHQFLRPEQLLEGKDAEAIYNWLREFQLESYTLNFINAGYDVPTISRMTPEDLTAIGVTKPGHRKKISTEIGQLSIAEWLPNYIPADLMDWLSAIGLPQYHKKLVNNGYDSITIVTDLTWEDLQEIGINKLGHQKKIMLAVKKLRDLRKSLNQAEATLARRKVPGSLDIVTIESLENGECQSPHTLKMTTFQDSELSYELQTAMSNSCHDTLGIKSSQGMSRSQESIGVRSRGSGHSQDNVLSRRLSSPSQESLGSGESSSSSGQSCAPPRSKESPASLPGRPSPEPYGKLVSPEGLNGFANGGGGGSPLKERNLPEGTDQYTRPAAQKGAGTPAVTPCTPPQTPSKGTAPYVFMYPHVSLKSPTAPSVLGAEQPKALAHLPSISPAQKSSLQTSAQKGFSYLHSQCGPTEPPSTAPTAGEHHNGGEGLKHKKRSHSLNRYALSDGEHEEEEGAPSSTLGSYATLTRRPGRSQMPRACLQADAKVTRSQSFAIRAKRKGPPPPPPKRLSSVSSALAAEADGEQPPSPERQPTAPQDVADGGATPSDAGRGRTVKSLAAALEGTPGVSPSKPLLAPKPLHLTRDCLPRADVGEGSHDGSDTSGATLSNGSRDPFESGKPRRRTVSEPSAPMTEVAAQGEQEDACSDTEEEAKPGVSSSSSQNSSSECIPFAEEGNLTIKQRPKPSGHSKADAAVPDTEPGSQPAEPQGSGGKEAAAPAGSKEPPVLEFNLTESDTVKRRPRFREREPLQAVLKAFSMAGQAEAGGTPTPQYAQAQAVSIAGPPTSAPQPTLAGDAFDDDSVEFRIAEIEKSILSLEKGMKKAPSPTKAPSPTELVGTAVVRTPTPDVPAKHTSVASTKLVFSGPKTIYQQVLQPSRHTVAPWAATEAVPDVIGALPAPGSLTMETGSKVSAKPLAAAPGATLAQQRLEQTNSSLAATLQAAEKKITVEEAESHPGTVHSAKNILEDISNMFDDLADQLDAMLD